One Ilumatobacter coccineus YM16-304 genomic window, CACCTTCCAGAACACCTGGAACCTCGTGGCGCCGTCGATGATCGCTGCTTCTTCGATCGCGATCGGCACACTCTTGATGTAGCCGTGGTACAAGAAGGTCGACAGCGACGTACCGAAGCCGAGGTAGAACAAGATGAGATATCCGCGGCTGTTCAGCAGTTCCAACTGGCCGTAGATGCTCACGAACGGGATCATCAGCGCCTGGAACGGGATGATCATCGACGCGATGATCAACGCCAGCAGCAAGCGATTGCTGCGGTAGTCGAACCGGGCGAGGTAGTACCCGAACATCGCCGGGAAGATCACCAGCAACACGCCAGCGCCCACGGTGATGACGAGCGAGTTCGTCACCGCGGACACGAAACTCATCCGGTCGAACGCCGTCTCGAAGTTCTCGGTACCGAAGCTCTCCGGGAGCGACAACGGACTTCCGACGATCTCGGACTTCGTCTTGAACGAGTTGAGGACGAGCAGCACGAACGGGAAGACCCAG contains:
- a CDS encoding carbohydrate ABC transporter permease, encoding MKQRFLSVRFLLTAVVALFWVFPFVLLVLNSFKTKSEIVGSPLSLPESFGTENFETAFDRMSFVSAVTNSLVITVGAGVLLVIFPAMFGYYLARFDYRSNRLLLALIIASMIIPFQALMIPFVSIYGQLELLNSRGYLILFYLGFGTSLSTFLYHGYIKSVPIAIEEAAIIDGATRFQVFWKVVFPMLKPITATVIVLNGLWIWNDYLLPSLVLQSGSRTLPLETVTFFGQFTTELGLAMAGVLLATLPILLFYLVMQRHIVSGISSGSVK